One stretch of Armigeres subalbatus isolate Guangzhou_Male chromosome 2, GZ_Asu_2, whole genome shotgun sequence DNA includes these proteins:
- the LOC134211374 gene encoding transmembrane protein 134 isoform X1, with protein MSSAGSFRGPSSTGSSGRQEPSKRFSIHDAFEEETDEVIKVYGSTVISTPMRAKARSPDDVSIRVHHDQRTLKYTDDTTSRDSDSLIQEYGNLSSSDTYTYCWRHPKVRENWRTVLAAATLLVIGTGLIAMGAYAIAEPHNGSQAAVFFVAGFICFVPGAYHVVYIWLAARGYRGFDFYHLPLFT; from the exons ATGAGTTCTGCCGGAAGTTTCCGTGGGCCCAGCAGTACTGGGAGCAGTGGCCGACAGGAGCCCAGTAAACGTTTTTCAATTCATGATGCCTTCGAGGAAGAAACGGACGAGGTCATTAAAGTATATGGATCCACTGTGATATCGACGCCTATGCGGGCCAAGGCCAGATCTCCGGACGATGTTTCGATACGGGTGCATCATGATCAAAG GACGCTAAAGTACACCGATGATACCACCTCCAGGGACAGCGACTCGTTGATACAGGAATACGGCAACCTGTCCTCCAGCGACACCTACACCTACTGCTGGCGCCACCCGAAGGTCCGGGAAAACTGGCGGACCGTCCTGGCTGCGGCCACCCTACTAGTCATCGGAACCGGCCTGATAGCGATGGGAGCGTACGCCATCGCCGAGCCCCACAACGGGTCACAAGCGGCGGTGTTCTTCGTGGCCGGATTCATCTGTTTTGTGCCGGGTGCGTACCACGTGGTGTACATCTGGCTGGCAGCACGCGGCTACCGGGGATTCGATTTCTACCATTTGCCTTTGTTCACGTAA
- the LOC134211374 gene encoding transmembrane protein 134 isoform X2 yields the protein MSSAGSFRGPSSTGSSGRQEPSKRFSIHDAFEEETDEVIKVYGSTVISTPMRAKARSPDDVSIRVHHDQRDSDSLIQEYGNLSSSDTYTYCWRHPKVRENWRTVLAAATLLVIGTGLIAMGAYAIAEPHNGSQAAVFFVAGFICFVPGAYHVVYIWLAARGYRGFDFYHLPLFT from the exons ATGAGTTCTGCCGGAAGTTTCCGTGGGCCCAGCAGTACTGGGAGCAGTGGCCGACAGGAGCCCAGTAAACGTTTTTCAATTCATGATGCCTTCGAGGAAGAAACGGACGAGGTCATTAAAGTATATGGATCCACTGTGATATCGACGCCTATGCGGGCCAAGGCCAGATCTCCGGACGATGTTTCGATACGGGTGCATCATGATCAAAG GGACAGCGACTCGTTGATACAGGAATACGGCAACCTGTCCTCCAGCGACACCTACACCTACTGCTGGCGCCACCCGAAGGTCCGGGAAAACTGGCGGACCGTCCTGGCTGCGGCCACCCTACTAGTCATCGGAACCGGCCTGATAGCGATGGGAGCGTACGCCATCGCCGAGCCCCACAACGGGTCACAAGCGGCGGTGTTCTTCGTGGCCGGATTCATCTGTTTTGTGCCGGGTGCGTACCACGTGGTGTACATCTGGCTGGCAGCACGCGGCTACCGGGGATTCGATTTCTACCATTTGCCTTTGTTCACGTAA
- the LOC134215623 gene encoding VID27-like protein isoform X2 — translation MIDNDDEDDYEGYCDVHEGSESSPEMNDHSESKNPTGDMDEVDEDIIEELSINDPPEEEIESRVETVHDEEEQAEEEDEEEEPEDDEELDDEVTESSLDTEIHNPETASEDSSSPTKARASEEGSGSGEGQEINYSEDSQNDEDNSEERAILKEQLMRESLSYDNEGVDNEDETQDQYEDDEDEEDGRDSPLQAHLEKRSAKCQRKCCRFKKHVNEKLPYYNGYHSEYGLSKAELDAKKKRVEAKKKRFQERFQRKVEEQQIKAQTNEEAFATWLNKKLKNSINKYQNMYDFRGKKHRRRLSKDSSTLTAVA, via the coding sequence GCGATGTCCATGAAGGGTCTGAATCATCGCCGGAAATGAACGATCATTCGGAAAGTAAAAATCCCACTGGCGATATGGATGAGGTTGACGAAGATATTATCGAAGAGCTCAGCATTAACGATCCCCCCGAAGAGGAAATCGAATCACGCGTAGAAACAGTGCACGATGAAGAAGAACAAGCAGAGGAAGAAGACGAGGAAGAGGAGCCAGAAGATGACGAGGAGTTGGACGATGAGGTAACGGAATCCAGCTTGGACACGGAAATTCACAATCCAGAAACGGCAAGCGAGGACAGCAGCAGTCCCACAAAGGCTCGTGCAAGCGAAGAAGGTTCCGGTTCCGGAGAAGGACAAGAAATCAATTACTCTGAAGATTCGCAAAATGATGAAGACAACTCTGAAGAGAGAGCTATCCTAAAAGAACAACTGATGAGAGAATCACTCTCGTATGATAACGAGGGTGTCGACAACGAAGACGAAACACAAGATCAGTACGAAGATGACGAGGACGAGGAAGATGGTAGAGATAGTCCTCTACAAGCACATTTGGAAAAGCGATCTGCAAAATGCCAGCGGAAGTGTTGCCGTTTCAAGAAGCATGTTAATGAAAAACTACCGTATTACAATGGCTATCACTCGGAGTATGGGCTTTCGAAGGCTGAGCTAGACGCAAAGAAGAAACGCGTGGAGGCAAAGAAAAAGCGGTTTCAAGAGCGCTTTCAACGCAAAGTAGAGGAACAGCAAATAAAGGCACAAACGAACGAGGAAGCTTTTGCAACTTGGTTgaacaaaaagttgaaaaattccATTAACAAGTATCAAAATATGTATGACTTCAGAGGAAAGAAACATAGAAGAAGACTCTCGAAGGATTCCTCGACCCTGACAGCAGTAGCCTGA